From one Candidatus Nanopelagicales bacterium genomic stretch:
- a CDS encoding response regulator transcription factor, translating into MATLLLVEDDPGIRSALIRALSERGHVVSSAPDAMTGLQEALAQGPDLVILDLGLPDLDGVELLRMLRAVSEVPVIVATARDDDAQVVRALDAGADDYVVKPFSAATMDARIRAVLRRLQTVDDPSAGVVRVGDLRIDVRAREAYLRDELLELSPREFDLLAYLASRPGEVVTKRELLAEVWRLPYGGTDKTVDVHLSWLRRKLGETAQQPRFLVTVRGVGVKLVEPR; encoded by the coding sequence GTGGCGACGCTGCTCCTGGTCGAGGACGACCCCGGCATCCGGTCCGCGCTCATCCGCGCGCTGTCCGAGCGCGGGCACGTGGTGTCGTCCGCGCCGGACGCGATGACCGGGCTGCAGGAGGCCCTGGCCCAGGGGCCGGACCTGGTGATCCTCGACCTCGGTCTCCCGGACCTCGACGGAGTGGAGCTGCTGCGGATGCTCCGGGCCGTCAGCGAGGTCCCGGTGATCGTCGCCACCGCCCGGGACGACGACGCGCAGGTGGTGCGCGCACTCGACGCGGGCGCGGACGACTACGTCGTGAAGCCGTTCTCCGCGGCCACCATGGACGCCCGGATCCGGGCCGTCCTGCGTCGGCTGCAGACCGTCGACGACCCGTCGGCCGGGGTCGTCCGGGTGGGTGACCTGCGCATCGACGTCCGGGCCCGGGAGGCCTACCTCCGGGACGAGTTGCTCGAGCTGAGTCCGCGCGAGTTCGACCTGCTCGCCTACCTCGCGTCGCGACCCGGCGAGGTCGTCACCAAGCGGGAGCTGCTCGCCGAGGTGTGGCGGCTGCCGTACGGGGGGACGGACAAGACCGTGGACGTCCATCTGTCGTGGCTGCGGCGCAAGCTCGGGGAGACGGCCCAGCAGCCGCGGTTCCTGGTCACGGTGCGCGGGGTCGGGGTCAAGCTGGTCGAGCCGAGGTGA
- a CDS encoding HAMP domain-containing sensor histidine kinase — protein sequence MTRRILLTLTASVLLVLIAFLVPLWVYLDNFAQDRAQRQAVLQVQPLVAAVAVVPQADAGALIADFEATSGHATTVYYADGSIVGTQVPADAAVDLARRGGAFFTDVPGGRSLLAPVAGAPGGTAVIRMTVSDEFLAGNAATVRLILLGLGVVLLALAVFLGLLLSRSFLTPIREVSDVAQALASGDLSARVTPAGPPEIRAIGVELNRLAARVTELLRGERENVADLAHRLRTPVTALRLDVDSLSEPEERDRVSSDVDRLERMVDEVIREARRPVREGAGARCDATSVVRDRIEFWRVLAEDQGRRLTTLVPDLDLPVRVDPADLGDALDALLGNVFAHTPDGTGFAVEVRPRSSGGAVVTVADDGPGLPDDAVLRGRSGTGSTGLGLDIARRTAESSGGLLRIERSPAGGARVMLELGAPSV from the coding sequence GTGACCCGCCGCATCCTGCTGACCCTCACCGCCTCGGTCCTGCTCGTCCTGATCGCGTTCCTGGTCCCGCTGTGGGTGTACCTCGACAACTTCGCCCAGGACCGCGCCCAGCGGCAGGCGGTGCTGCAGGTCCAGCCCCTCGTCGCCGCGGTCGCCGTCGTCCCGCAGGCCGACGCCGGCGCCCTGATCGCCGACTTCGAGGCCACCAGCGGCCACGCCACCACCGTCTACTACGCGGACGGCAGCATCGTGGGCACACAGGTCCCCGCGGACGCGGCCGTCGACCTCGCCCGCCGCGGCGGCGCGTTCTTCACCGACGTTCCCGGCGGACGCTCCCTGTTGGCCCCGGTGGCCGGTGCACCGGGCGGCACCGCGGTCATCCGGATGACCGTCAGCGACGAGTTCCTGGCGGGCAACGCGGCCACGGTCCGGCTGATTCTGCTCGGCCTCGGGGTCGTCCTGCTCGCCCTGGCCGTCTTCCTGGGACTGCTGCTGTCCCGATCCTTCCTGACCCCCATCCGGGAGGTGTCCGACGTAGCCCAGGCCCTCGCGTCGGGGGACCTCAGCGCCCGGGTCACTCCGGCCGGGCCGCCGGAGATCCGCGCCATCGGGGTGGAGCTGAACCGGCTGGCCGCCCGCGTCACCGAGCTGCTGCGCGGCGAGCGGGAGAACGTCGCCGACCTCGCCCACCGGCTGCGCACGCCCGTCACCGCTCTGCGCCTCGATGTCGACTCCCTGTCCGAGCCCGAGGAGCGGGACCGCGTCAGCAGCGACGTGGACCGGCTCGAACGGATGGTGGACGAGGTCATCCGCGAGGCCCGCCGACCGGTGCGCGAGGGCGCGGGGGCGCGCTGCGACGCCACCAGCGTCGTCCGGGACCGGATCGAGTTCTGGCGCGTCCTGGCGGAGGACCAGGGCCGGCGGCTGACGACCCTCGTGCCGGACCTGGACCTGCCGGTCCGGGTCGACCCCGCGGACCTCGGCGATGCGCTCGACGCCCTGCTCGGGAACGTGTTCGCCCATACCCCGGACGGGACCGGCTTCGCCGTCGAGGTGCGGCCGAGGTCGTCCGGCGGCGCCGTGGTCACCGTCGCCGACGACGGGCCCGGGCTTCCCGACGACGCGGTGCTGCGCGGTCGCTCCGGCACCGGGTCCACCGGCCTCGGCCTCGACATCGCGCGCCGCACCGCCGAGTCCAGCGGAGGCCTGCTGCGGATCGAACGCTCCCCCGCCGGAGGTGCCCGGGTGATGCTGGAGCTCGGCGCCCCGTCGGTCTGA
- a CDS encoding heme o synthase: protein MTAAEPRIAAPRAAGSSRRGVAATVRAYVALTKPRIIELLLVTTVPTMFLAAGGLPPAMTVLVTLVGGALAAAGANTLNSYLDRDIDVVMVRTGQRPLVTGDVTPRAALVFGLVLSVASVVFLAITTNLLAAVLAAAAILFYVCVYTLLLKRRTPQNIVWGGAAGCMPVLIGWSAVTGSLSWTPVVLFAVIFFWTPPHYWPLSLRFKEDYAAAGVPMLPVVEEPRTVARHIVAYTWVMVAASLVLVPVAPMGWFYAVVAAVLGAGFLVEAYALWLRVRRGVRDVRPMRLFHGSITYLALLFLAVAIDPLLPF, encoded by the coding sequence GTGACCGCCGCCGAGCCCCGGATCGCCGCGCCGCGCGCCGCCGGGTCCTCGCGCCGGGGGGTCGCCGCGACCGTGCGGGCGTACGTCGCGCTCACCAAGCCGCGCATCATCGAGCTGCTGCTGGTCACGACCGTCCCGACGATGTTCCTCGCCGCCGGGGGCCTGCCGCCGGCGATGACGGTCCTGGTCACGCTGGTCGGCGGCGCGCTGGCCGCTGCGGGTGCCAACACCCTGAACTCGTACCTCGACCGCGACATCGACGTGGTGATGGTGCGCACCGGGCAGCGACCGCTGGTCACCGGGGACGTGACGCCACGGGCCGCGCTGGTCTTCGGGCTGGTGCTGTCGGTGGCGTCGGTCGTGTTCCTGGCGATCACCACGAACCTGCTGGCGGCCGTGCTCGCCGCCGCCGCGATCCTGTTCTACGTCTGCGTCTACACCCTGCTGCTCAAGCGCCGCACGCCGCAGAACATCGTGTGGGGCGGCGCGGCCGGGTGCATGCCGGTGCTCATCGGCTGGTCCGCGGTGACCGGGTCGCTGTCGTGGACCCCGGTCGTGCTGTTCGCCGTGATCTTCTTCTGGACCCCGCCGCACTACTGGCCGCTGTCGCTGCGGTTCAAGGAGGACTACGCGGCGGCCGGCGTGCCGATGCTGCCCGTCGTCGAGGAGCCGCGCACGGTGGCGCGACACATCGTGGCCTACACCTGGGTGATGGTCGCGGCGTCGCTGGTGCTCGTCCCGGTGGCCCCGATGGGCTGGTTCTACGCCGTCGTGGCGGCGGTCCTGGGCGCGGGCTTCCTGGTGGAGGCCTACGCGCTGTGGCTGCGGGTGCGGCGCGGGGTGCGCGACGTGCGTCCGATGCGGCTGTTCCACGGGTCGATCACCTACCTGGCGCTGCTGTTCCTCGCGGTCGCGATCGACCCGCTGCTGCCCTTCTAG